The proteins below come from a single Dermacentor albipictus isolate Rhodes 1998 colony chromosome 7, USDA_Dalb.pri_finalv2, whole genome shotgun sequence genomic window:
- the LOC135898980 gene encoding uncharacterized protein, whose amino-acid sequence MKSLAEGSILFTRKFHTSSELRPIAENYEGIFLKKQRNVMQLREPGHNFMAKETILYHSERYHCAVIKVTPTLRGDCNSHQYRCAFGKPRQSLRARDCTACTARRFVWSSTLL is encoded by the exons ATGAAGAGTCTGGCCGAAGGATCTATTTTATTCACTCGAAAATTTCACACTAGCAGCGAATT GCGTCCGATTGCTGAGAACTACGAGGGAATCTTTCTGAAAAAACAACGAAACGTGATGCAACTACGCGAGCCAG GTCACAACTTTATGGCGAAGGAAACTATTCTTTATCACAGTGAAAGATATCACTGCGCAGTGATTAAGGTGACACCTACCCTACGCG GCGATTGCAATAGTCACCAATATCGATGTGcatttggcaaaccaagacaaagcCTGAGAGCCCGAGATTGTACAGCCTGTacagcacgaagatttgtctg GTCATCTACCCTATTATGA